The Chiloscyllium plagiosum isolate BGI_BamShark_2017 chromosome 19, ASM401019v2, whole genome shotgun sequence genome contains the following window.
ACGTGCAGCTAGCTCACCTTAGTAGCAGCATTCCGCTTACAGCGAGAGAACTGCGGGGAACTCCGCGACCGAGGTGGCTATCAGTGGCCAGCAGTATCCCACCGTGTGTGGGAAGGCTTCGGCTAAAGCAGCGCCGAGTCCCCACGCTGACAAGGAGCTGTGAACTCAGAGGGAGTTTTAGCATCAGAAACAGCATGTACACCCAAATGGACAAGATTCATCAATGATCTGTGACAGACATTTATCACAAATTGCCGATACTGCAAATGATGGGGGTGCTTGGTTGGATCTGCAAGTTACAGTCACTTGTATACACATTAATTCCCAACAATGCCCAAATTTTGCATCTCAGCACGCTCCCCGGTTAGAAACACCGAacatttatagcacagaaggcaGTGATTTAATCCATTCTGCTATGTACATTTTTCAACATTCTGTTACTTAAAGGAACCAGATCTCTCTTATTTCTGTGTCTCAGACACCTGCTGCAGTGTCTAATGTTATAagagtatagattagagtggtgctggaaaagcacagcaggtcaggcagcatccgaagagcaagaaaatcgacgtttcgggcaaaagcccttcatcaggaattcctgacgtTTTAtccgaaacgtccattttcctgctcctcggatgctgcccgacctgctgtgcttttccagcatcactctaatctagactctggtttccagcatctgcagtcctcacttttgcctaatgtcATAAGAGTCCATTAAACAGTTCACTTATTTCAATCATAGCTTAAGCATTACTCAGAAAATGATCTACCTCCCTTAAATGTTATTCACGAAAATATTGGTTTCACATTCGTTGCAGTTACTACCTGAGAGTTCATCCTCTAAATAGACTCACAGCCAATGCAGCATACTCGCTACTGGGATGCAGGCACTGCTGGGATTGCTGGCCGTTGTTGATTAGCGAGAAGTTTTTttcagattctctacagtgtggaaacaggcccttgggcccaaccagTCGACAGGActctctgcagagtaacccacccagacccatttccctctgactgatgcaactaacactatgggcatttagaatggccaattcacctgacctgcacatctttggactgtgggaggaaacccacgcagacacaaggagaatgtgcaaactccacacagtcactcgaggctggaatcgaacctgggactctggtacagtgaggcagcagtgctaaccactgaaccaccgtgctgctaGTAAAACATTCTGTTAAGCTAtttgcatttagattagatttgccgacagtgtggaaacaggcccttcagcccaacaagttaccctcagaagagtaacccacccagacccatttccctctgactaatgcacctaacactatgggcaatttagtttggtcaattcacctgacctgcacatcttcggattgtgggtgaaaaccagagcacctggaggaaacacacacagacatggggagaatgtgcatactccacacagacagtgatgaAATGTCCCCAGAATGTTTAGTTAAGGAGCTTTAGCCAAATAGTGTATAACATAAACTAATATATCTGCATCTTTCTTTCTAGGTGGTGGAGATTGCAGATTTGAAAGATGCTGCTGAGAATTCTCCACTATTTGCTGCTGTGCATCAATTCATAATGCACATTGCAGCCACATTTCTATACTGAGGCAAGACAGATTTAGTGAATATGGTGACACTCAAGCTGACTGCTTCATTTCATAATCTTAGGGGGTTGTAAGATTCACTGTCAAAACTAGCATCTGTTACCTGTAATAGGGGAGAAAAAGCAAGATTTAGCAAGGAATATTCAGAAGGTGAATTGCAGTTTCCATTATTTTTTCTTCTAGAATCTCTCTGCTGGTACATGTGCATGGTAGCCTTAAGTGCACAAAATGCAATTTTCAATAAATCTCCATTTCTAAATAAATGGGAGGGATAGCATATTTCAATGGTTATAAACATTCAGCCTCAACAATAACACTTATATATTCTGAAGTTTTTACATTTTCTATTAAATTAACAATGCACTTAGTCATGTACAGTGAAATGACTGATTTTTAAATCAACAGATAATATTTCACTGATGACCTTCAAAGGCACGCAAAGTGGTTGAGTTTTCCGTAGGCTTTACATTGTTTGACAGCAACAGGACACAATCCAGTGTGAATAAGCAACACCACAGTGGAATAAGTTGCAACTCTATTCCTGAGACTGGTGTCATTGCTTTGCAGCTGGTTCCCTGCAATTACCAGCATTCACAGGAGTTGGAATGTGGGATTTATTGTCCATGGCCTCGACCTCAGTGACTCTGGACtctgaaagttaaaaaaaaatgattttggcATCTCTGATATCTTTATGTGTTTTTGGAATAGTTGTCTGGGGACAGGGGCAACATTTTGTTGAGTTGTAGCTATTTTCATCTCATGTAGGTATAATTGTGTTGAAAACACCTTCAAATCCTTTACCTCCATGTGGAAAAGTATGACCTTTTCCTTCTTTCATTTGTGATTGTGAAATCTGCTATTATTCTTTCAAAACATTGCAGCCACTATTGCCGACATGGGAATGCGGATAAAAACTCCAAATACATAAAGAAATGGTAGATTAGCATTGACAATGCAATTTTAATCAGCAATACAGTGCCATTGTGTACTCAAAGGCCCATGATCACATTTCTTTCATAAGCAAAATCTATTTGTAATGCCCTGAAATTATTATACTTTGGTTCAGGTGTTTTATTTTGCAATATCAGTCTGTGCGTACACAATACAGGCTTTCCTGTTACCAAGGCCTGAAACTGGAATGTCTCTTGTGTGTCTAAAACAAGCTGCAGGTGTAAAGTGTTCCCTAAAGCCAATTTAAAACATCAGCGGAAAGTAGAAaaatctttcaaacattgtacaTCAATGTACACAATGTTGCATAAGTTCATTCTCTTCATTGACATTGTGAAGCTTTTCAATAGGAATAACAAGATTTAGAAAAATTGAGGAAGGAGCATTCACAATCAGACTGCAAGTGCTGTTAAAACACGGGCTCCTGTATTCTTCTTCTAGACTTCTTCTACTGATACATGTATGACTGTGGTGGCCTTaagttgaaaaaaaacacaatgcaattttcaacattttccattCCTAACTGATCTTGATAGGTTGGTGTGAGCTGGTTTCTTGAGCTACTGCAGCCAATCTTGTGGCATCAGTGGAAAATTATGAGAGGGCCTCTCTTTGTTGAGATCGTCATTGCCTGACACTAATGTAGTATATATGTTACTTTTGGTACTGGTGCAAGTTTTGACACACTTCGACATGGAATGCTTCATTATTTCAGAAACTGCAAATGGAGCTGAACACTTGCAAAGAGAAAACAGCCTACTTCTCATTTCATAATCAAAGAAAGGCCACCAATGAAGCAATTGAAAATAGTTAATTTGATACCtgtgtcctgggactgagatgatgacaatcacaaccatctttctttgtgcttggTGTGAATCCAGTCACTGGAGTAATTTCTTTGAGATCCCCATTGAATTTAGTTTTTCCCAGGCTCTTTGATATCACATTGAATTGAATGCTTTCTTGATGTTGAGGAAAGTCATTCTCACTATAACTCTAGAGTTCTGCTCTGatgtccatgtttgaattaaAGCTGCAGTGAAGGCAGAGCTGGAGTGGTGCTTGTGAAAGCCAAACTGGGCAACTGTGCATATGTTACTGCTAAGTATCTGCAGATTGATAAACCTTTTGATGGTTGTTCTCAGCTCTGCTAATGATTGGGAATAGGCTAATTCCATTTTAACTGAGGACTGGACAACTTTCTTCAATTTTTGGTAGATAGCAGGGAATTGCTCTTAAGTACCTTTAGTATAGTGTGAAACAGATTGACTCAAGCCTGGGATCTGCGAAGCTGGAAACTTCAGGAGGAGGTTAAGAAAGATAATCACTCAGAACTTTTGGCTGAACATCATTGCAACTATCATTCAAACCATTGAAAGGTACAGACCCAAACCATCATAATCTGTGGTGTCTCTCTTCAGATACTGACCGAcccatgaaaatatttttctgttttacttcAGATTCCAATCATAggtagtttttgttttatttttacaggGTAGGTTTCTGCTATAATTTCTAACAGATCATGATTATTGTTCTAAAATGAAGGTATACTTCATAGCACTTATTTTGAATCAAAGCTATTTCATCTAAGAAAGCAGCAACTAATACTAACGTAATTATATATCATCTTTTGTATAAATAAAGTGAGAACTGGACAAATGGCTGAGAAATGATGCTATACTTGCCAACTTTAGAGAGGTAAGGCAGATTTGAGACGGGAGACTAATTGGAGAGGGGGTGGTTCAATATGTTTCTTTTCATGATAGAGGCTGTGACAGTGACTttaaaaggcaaagttacagtggtGGAAAACAAACAGAGGTTTCAACAATGTTGGCAAACACAAAGGCTAGACATGCGGTGTTGTGTTCAGTATGGGTAAACTGAGAGCAGGAACTGGGTATTATTGAAGAGTTTGCAAAGGGTGAGGAAAGAAAATAGAGAGAAGCAGAATGATGGAGGATTGGGTGGTGGTGCTGTTGGGAATGGGATTTGGGAGTAGATGGGGAAGAAGGAGAGGTCGGTGGAGTGAACTGGGAAAGGCTTAAGGTGACAGATAAGAAGGCATAGATGATGGCAATTTTAGAGGTGAAGAAATTGAGGAAATCTCATCATTGGGTATAGAAGATTAGAAAGGAGGGGATACATGAAATTATTTTGTTGGTGTTGGTCCTTAATTAAGACAGAAAGTGCCACAAAATATGTCTACATTGATTCTGCCATGACTCCTACACCAAGTCGTCTTTTGACAGACCTTCTAATACAAAATGTATTGAGTTCAACCTTTGCAATGAATGAAAATAGACCTTGGAAGAACGCGACCTGCTTTGCAGTTTGCTGAAGAATTCAGAGCCTGTTATTAAAAGCACTATTAGATGGACACGCAGCTTTTCAACGTTCAATGGCAGAGATCATCAACAATTTGCTATTGTAAGTCCGCCTGGGGGCTCTGCAACCTTTCTGCAATCGCTTGATCGGGTTATGTGATAAACTCTTAAGTACCAAATATTCATGCTTCTCGTTTAGTTAAAAGGTAAAACAGTGTTTTATATTTATTGTAAATATGTGTATTGTAAGAGACCAGAGTGGAAAATTACTATTGTAAGGCAATACATCGAAATAATAGATAGTTTCTGAAAAGTTCTTTTTTAGGTAGAAAAAGCTGACTAAATGATCTCATACCGAGCGCAATCAATTTGCACACTCAGCAAAACATTCGGCTTATTACCTGGAAGAAAGCGGAAACTTGATGAGTAAATGATAGACGTCATAAGGTCATTCAGGGAAATTTTCGTACTACCAATGAACGATATATAAACAATGCAAGGTGGTGTAAAGATTCAGAAAATTAAGTCCTGTGTATAACTTGGTGCAGCACAATATCAGCCAGCCTCATCTTAACCTTGATTAACGTGAAGAGTAAGACGACTTTGATTTGCAAGTGGACCAGCTCTGTCTCATAATATTCCTCCATGATGTACTTCTTCCAGGGTTTAGCAGCACTGGTACTTGGCTATTTTGCAGTCATGGCCAGTTGTGCACCTTGGTTGAAATCAAGGCACCATAACATGGTTTGCCATGTGGAAGAACAGTTGCTACGATATATGAGACACAAATTCCATGCCCTGTCTGACGAGGTAAGAAAAAGACCACCGTTTTTCAATCTATTCCATGCAATTCACGTGGAGTTTTTAATAACATTAATTCAAATGTATCATTTTCACAGGCTCAAAAGATCGACACGGATACTGACACAAGACTTATAGGAAAGGATTTATTTCAAGGACTCCAGGTAAAACTTTGGCCTGATACTATCTTCATTCTTCAAGCTGACTGAATGCAAATTGGTTAGCATGGAGGGTTTTTATTTGTAGAGTAAATGAAATATGGCTGGTTTATTTTGCAGGGGCATGGTAGATGTTACGTGCTTAAGGAGGTGATTGATTTCTACCTTGGAAACGTCCTATCATCTGAGGACCTGCATGccaaatattcacatctaaaGGAGATCAAGGAGTTTCTGGCTCTTCTGACGAAACAGCACATGTCCGATTGCGTAAGcatctccttatctctgttgaTTTTGTAGTAGATGCACTCGAGGCTGAAGCacacaaaaccagaaagtgctggagaaattcaacatcatctgtagaaagagaaacagagataacttTCGAGACCTGTGACCTTTCTTAGAATGAAAGTAGCTAGGGAAAGGTGATATTTATATCTCCCACTACTtgttgaagggtcactggattcaaaaggTTAATTGTGTTTTCTCtggttggatgctgcctgatctgcagagtttcttcagcaatttctgtttttgtttcagatttccagagtctgcagttttttgttttatttgtgcaCAGGGTGTCTTCAAAAGACACTAGAAGAGTGTTATAACACTCCATTTGGAGGATAAAACGTTTATACCAACTAtagtaaaaaaaagtattttctgcTAACAACTTGCTAAATGTTTGTAATTGAtttacttgtgtttttttttagaatacAAAAAACAGAACTCAAGCAAAACATAACATTGATCTACTAAAACAGAAACTGAACCAGGTAATGATTGAAGTAAATTGCCCACACATTGCATGTTTTTGGCATAATCTAACCATGAAGATGTTAATTGTAATACTCTCTGACAATCCTGGTAATCATTTCGACAAAACTGATTCATTTTGTCTTTGAGAGCCATTATtcttaaataaaagttaaaaatgctgaaaatattcagcagatcaggcagaatgatgtatcctcggatgctgcctgacctacagaGTATTTCCactattttttcttttcttttacaatATTTTAATCTTAAAGTAATCACTGGTCTAAGACTGAGAGGCAAACAGAATTGATCTCACCAGAGTTCAGCTGCATGATATTCAGTTGTCTGCATATATGCCAATGAATTGCATTGATTGACTGACTGTTATTTTTGCTAATGtttttccagctcagtgagaagAGGGCAGCCAAGGTCATAGGAGAGCTATTCATGCTTCTTCAGGAGATTGGAAAGTATTGTTCAGTACCAAACATGAAGGAACCTGGTCACTAGAGGAAACCAGTAGCTGACGAATAATGGAACCCTGTCAAGACCATTGAATATCTGTTATAATTTCTGAAGGACACATTTTCTTAACTTAACAACAGAGAATATTTATTTCTGATGTATTTATTGTGTATAATTTTATACACATCATTGTATTTACTTACTGTAAACTATGTGTAGCAATCAGCATTGCTAAGTGGCATAAAATTTAAGATTGtgtctttaatttttaaaaataaatatttttaataacaCAGAGTATTTGATCAATTCATTTTTTTGCCATTTACGTAGTAGGTGTTTTCTGTAGAAAATGTTCTCTATCCAGCTTAGATGGATATAATATATAAACCATTACGTTATTGCAGATTACAACTTATTCCTATGTTGAATGGTCTAGTGCCTAACttgcaaataaaacaaataattagtgcaaaagataaactAAATTACACTTTCCCCTTTAAAATTGGAagtcaataatattcaaattttgTTGACTGTAGAAAGATTCTTGTTCATTTAGTTGATGAGTTTAATGGAAAAtgacctccaagccactccccatcctaaCTTGAAATATATTGCAATTCCTTCACCATCGTtagtcaaaatccttgaattctctCCCTGGTGGCATTCTGagtcaacccacaacaggtggagCGCAGCAGTTGAAGAAAGTAGCttgctaccaccttctcaagggtaactaatGATAGGAGATAAATGGTGGCCAGCCAGTGATCCCCACATtctgcaaatgaataaaaaaaatccaattgaGATCATAAGTGCTAAAACTCCAAGGTTGTGTCAAACATGTAAACCTCAGAAAATGGTTCATATCTTCTATGCAAAAACAAACTGTTGAAAACATGTGCATGACAAATTAGGAAACCATATATTCAATTGATCCTGCACTTTAAttatttccttttattcatttAAATGCACTCAGCATACTGAGAGTCtataaaacatgatttttttgTGCAAATAATTTGTAGTCATGCAAATAAAAGTTAGGCAGAATTTTTAAAAGGTACCAGGCATTTTTTGATTTAGTTTGactatttaaaaactattttCCATCACTACAACAGTAATAACTAACAATATTTTATATCATGCTTACCTTAGaagatgagggggaatctgattgaaacttacagaatactgaatggcctggacagagtagatgttggaaagatgtttccattggcaggagagctgaggacctgagggtacagccttagaCTAAAGGAAataccctttagaatggagataaggagaaacttcttaaaccagagagtggtgaatctgtggaattcatctccacaaaaggctgtggaggccaggtcattgagtatatttaaaatagagatagataagttcttgattgccaaggggatcaagtgtgttatggggagaaagtgtgaaaatgggattgaaaaacctatcagccaagattgaatggcaggtcagacttgatgggctgaatgatatAATTTCTGCCCcgatgtcttatgttcttatgatcttatagatTGGATTTCAGAAATGCTGTTTTCACTGTTTTCACTACATATGCATGTAAGTATACGCACAAAAACATACTGAAAACTCAGAATAAAATAATGAGGCAGGAAGCTCAGAGGTATTGAAATCACAAACCAAAGAAACATTCCAACAATTATGACATAAAATTCAATAAGTGATTGAAGCTCACAATTTGACTTTACATTGACATGTAAAATGACATAGATTTCAAGTTATATTCATTCACATTCGCGTAAGGGAAATGGGAAATCAAAAGTAGATCAAACATTTTATTGTAATCATATAATAGAACAATTGTTAAGCATTTTAAACGACAATTTACATTATGAAATGTTGGGTAATCCTTTTGATAAATTATGCAAAATAAAAGCCAAAGTATATCTATAAAGTTGTCCATCATGAGCACAATGTCAATTGAGATGATTCTCAACTCTTCCAGGTATTCTTCATGTAGTCAAAATGTTTGGTGATTTAAGATGCAGACAATGTCCCTTTAAGAAATGTTCTTTCAGATAATTTTGAGTGGGTAATTAATgactaaaattaaaatgaaaaggtAGTACTGGATTTTGAACTTTATTGTTCCATGTTTTCCAGTTGGAAATTGTACTTACACATGAATCCAACCCTTGGAATCATGACCAAACTGAGAGCTATCAAGATGCATTTTTCACTTTTCACATTGGTTATTGATGCTGAATGGAAACATTCGGTGCCTGTAAAGTATCTAACTTCAAAAAGAATTTGTCAAAATATCAAACAGAAGATTAAAGAGTATGGAATTAGTGGTAGAGTAAAAAAGTTGATTGGAAGCTAAGGGGTTTGTTCTGCCACAGCTTCTCTTCAGTATGCAAGTTAATAATTTCAATATTGGGACAAAAGGATTCATGACATCTGCCAGGTAATATGAAAACAACAGGGTGGACCAAATAATTCAGATGACCAGAGGAAGATGCAAAGAGATAAGCAGACATGGTCTCAATTTAAATTCTAATTTGAAAGATAGATGCCCTGGCAATGCAATATTCCCATATTGTCATTGTTTTAGTTCCACAGAACTAAAATATCAACCCTAGACAGTGTACACAATTCCTGGAGTGGAGCTTGTACCCAAGGCTCTCTGGTTTAgtcattaaaaacaaacattacTGTCAAGCTCAGGCCATGTCTGATATAAATTGTATGAATAAGTGAATATGTTTAGCAATAATTTATAATATTTTCTAAGATATTTCTCTTTTGTATTAATTGTCTTAGTTCTTAAGTCCTCCTTTTGGACTCTGTATATTTACTTTGGATTTCAGAGATTTGATTTCATTCCTGAATTTTCATCAGTTTTCCCATTTTCTATggagttttaaaaataagatagtAACCAACCTCTGAACTTCTGATTCATTAACTAAACTATTCATTATGATATAACAAAGCTGTTGATTATTTGAAGTATTAATTGACGGTTTTATATCGTGAAATAAATTATTAGCTAAAattcaggaaaagaaaagaattatTCAGAGGTCTGGAGATCTGAAAAGTTTGGAAAAAACTGAAGTCCTCACTTAAATTAACATTCAGGAAGTGTGTCACTTCATTGTGTGATCTGCTGCACCAGTTATTCATTGAAGCAAACCCTGGATTAAACCACTTACTACGCACAAACCTCTTATGCTGATACATTTTAGAAAATGCACCCACTTATGGAGGCAGAAggtcaatttgaaaaaaaaacagctcaTAAAGCAACTTGCTTAGTAATACCTGAAGTAGTCAGAGTAACAGATCCTGTCCATCTTAAAATCATTTTGTAAAAGCTGTATAGTCAAAGAGTACAGAACACTGTTTCGTACAAAATAGCAATGGACTCAGTACTGTCTCAATGCTTTTATTAAACAGGTCGCTTTATTAATAATCAAGATTCTGTTGACAGCTATTCTTGTTAGTGCAGGGGCAACACAGCAAGCAGTAAGGCTTCAATATACAGTGTTGAAAGGTTCATCCATCTCTTAATAAGAGGCATCTACTGCTTTTAGGTAAGTGAAAGCATTCACTTTGAAATTAACTTACTGTGTTAGTATAATGATCAGAATGAATTAGTGCCAAATGATGAGATTGTTCTGTGTAAAAGTAAATTAAATGCAAGATTTTCTGGAGTGCATGAATTCTGCATATGATCCAAttccaaataatttaaatatattAAGCAACAGCATGCTTTGTAGAGGCTGTACACAATTTTGTTTGCAGAGTAATAGAAACAATACATTGAAAACATTGACACAAATTTTATAAGGCTTCACCAGAgccactcactgatgatgttacctagtatggtgatgaaatgtctgaaaacaaaccttcaagtttAGTGAGCTAACTTGCATACTGAAGAACATGATATGTCAGGAGCCCAAGGATTATGAATAAGCAAAACCTTGTATTTCGTGTCCAATAGAAATAATTGTGCCATTTAATTTATGGGTCAATTTACCATGAATGGAACTATCTATATTGTCACatacagtgaaaacaaaccttcaagtttAGTGAGCTAACTTGCATACTGAAGAACAAGATATGTCAGGAGCCCAAAGATTATGAATAAGCAAAACCTTGTATTTAGTGTccaaaaaaaataattttgccaTTTAATTTATGGGTCAATTTACCATGAATGGAACTATCTATATTGTCACATACAGTGATATTTAAGAAGGTAGAAAATATTACAGATCTGTCATCAGCTTAGCACCATGTTAGGAGCAGTTGTTAGATTCCAACAGCAGATAAGAGTATTTGGACAAAAGTGAACTAACTGACTGTGCTGGTTGAATCTTTTGAGGAGGTCATCAGTAATCTGTAAAAGGTTGCATGATATTGTCTATTTGAACTCACATACACATTTAGGAATTATTAAGAAATTATTAGGACAAATGAAAGTGCACACAATTGAATGTAACTTTTCAAATTGCATTGGTAATTTgttgcaagtagacaggatagggAACATTTTAGGTCTCATTAAATGTGATAACTTACGCTCCCAAGGATTTAAATTTAGGTGTCATTTTGACACGTAATACAGAAATTAGTTGGATGAATGAATAGgaagttttctatccaattgttCTGTTTCAGAGTCACAGGGAGCCAGAAAAGGACATAGACAACCTAAGAGAGTGGGCAAGCTATGGCATAGATCAGGATTGGAAATTGAAAGATAATCCATCAATGATTCAAGAAGAATGAATTAGAATATAGAGAGATTTGGATTTGTGGTGGAGTGAATGGATTTAGATGCACAAATTGCTAAAAGCTTGTGCACAGATCAAGAAAAGCTACTCAAAAAGACTAATGGAACTTTATTTCAAGGAGTGCAtttcgtaatttatataaatgatttggatgtgaacatagaaagtgtagttagtcagtttgcagatgacaccaaaattggagatgtagtggatagtgaagaaagttacctcagatgacaatgggatcttgatcagatgggccaatgggctgaggagtggcagatggagtttaatttagataaatgtgaggtggtgcactttggaaaagcaaatccgagcaggacttatacacttaatggtaaggtccaagggagcgttgctgaataaagagaccttggagtgcaggttcatagctcctttaaagtagagtcgcaggtagataggataatgaagaaggcatttggtatgctttcctttattggtcagagtactgagtacaggagttgggaggtcatgttgcggctgtacaggatattggttaggccccttttgcaatattgtgtgcaattctggtctccttccttatggaaggatgttatgaaacttgaaagggttcagaaaagatttaaaaggatgttgccacgtttggaagatttgaactttagggagatgctgaataggctgggactgttttccctgaagcatcagaggctgaggggtgaccttatagaggtttataaaatcatgagggtcatggataggataaacagacatgatcttttccctggggtcagggagtccagaactagaggtatgagtacaaggtgagaggggaaagatataaaagggacctaaggggcaactatttcgtGCAGAgagttgtgcgtgtatggaatggaatgagctgccagtggaagtgatggaggccgatacaattacagcacttaaaaggcatctggatgggtatatgaataggaagggtttagagggatatgggccgggtgctgcaagtgggactagattaggtttgaaTATCTCggcagtatggacgagttggatcgaagggtctgtttccgtgctgtatacctctacgactctgactcttcagatgtttatttttttctcaagCTTGATCTGGAGGACTGCATTCAATTTGAAAGGAAAGTGACACTGAGTTTGAAAGACAGATAATACATTCACTAGAATGGCACCATTGGTTAAATGCTAAATAGTGAAGATAGTTTACACAAATGTGGTCTATGTTCCCTTCAGTATAGAAAGTGGAGTGAATGCATTTTTCCACAGAAGGCAGCAGAAATCTAAAACCATCTCCCAGAAAGCCATTTGAAACTTTGagattttgattgattgatttttgttGG
Protein-coding sequences here:
- the LOC122559390 gene encoding interleukin-22-like, whose protein sequence is MMYFFQGLAALVLGYFAVMASCAPWLKSRHHNMVCHVEEQLLRYMRHKFHALSDEAQKIDTDTDTRLIGKDLFQGLQGHGRCYVLKEVIDFYLGNVLSSEDLHAKYSHLKEIKEFLALLTKQHMSDCNTKNRTQAKHNIDLLKQKLNQLSEKRAAKVIGELFMLLQEIGKYCSVPNMKEPGH